From the genome of Pseudomonas putida:
CCGCTGGTGAAGGCGTTGGGCAAGGTGATTGCCAGTGGCGTGCCCGAGGCCGAGCGCTATGTGCATCTGGGTGCGACCAGCCAGGATGCGATGGACAGCGGCTTGATCCTGCAGCTGCGCGACGCCCTGGACCTGATCGAAGCCGACCTCGGCAAGCTGGCCGACAGCCTGTCGCGCCAGGCCTTGCTGCACGCCGACACGCCGCTGGTGGGGCGTACCTGGCTGCAGCATGCCACGCCGGTGACCCTGGGCATGAAGCTGGCTGGCGTACTCGGCGCCTTGACGCGCCATCGCCAGCGCCTCCAGGAGCTGCGTCCGCGGTTACTGGTACTGCAGTTCGGCGGTGCTTCCGGCAGCCTTGCCGCACTCGGCGCCAAGGCGATGCCGGTGGCCGAGGCCCTTGCCGCACAGCTTGGGCTGAGCCTGCCAGAGCAACCCTGGCACACCCAGCGTGACCGCCTGGTGGAGTTCGCCTCGGTACTGGGCCTGGTGGCCGGCACCCTGGGCAAGTTCGGCCGGGATCTCAGCCTGCTGATGCAGACCGAAGCCGGCGAGGTGTTCGAGCCGTCGGCGCCTGGCAAAGGCGGCTCGTCGACCATGCCGCACAAGCGCAACCCCGTGGGTGCGGCGGTGCTGATCGGCGCTGCCACCCGGGTGCCAGGTCTGCTGTCGACGTTGTACAGCGCAATGCCCCAGGAACACGAGCGCAGCCTCGGGCTGTGGCATGCCGAATGGGAAACCCTGCCGGAAATCTGCTGCCTGGTCTCCGGCGCCCTGCGCCAGGCCCAGGTGATCGCCGACGGCATGGAAGTGGACGCCGAGCGCATGCGCCGCAACCTCGACCTGACCCAAGGGCTGGTGCTGGCCGAGGCCGTGAGCATCGTCCTCGCCCAGCGCCTTGGTCGCGACCGTGCCCACCACCTGCTGGAACAATGCTGCCAGCGCGCCGTGGCCGAACAGCGGCACCTGCGCGCCGTGCTCGGCGACGATGCGCAGGTCAGCGCCGAACTGACCGCAGAAGAACTCGATCGCCTGCTCGATCCCGCCCATTACCTGGGCCAGGCCCGCGTCTGGGTGGCGCGGGCGGTGGCCGAACATCAACGTTTCACTGCCTGAAGGAGACCGCTGTGGCGCACTTGCAACTGGCCGATGGCGTACTGAACTACCAAATCGATGGCCCGGCCGATGCGCCGGTACTGCTCCTGTCCAACTCGCTTGGCACTGACCTTGGCATGTGGGACCAGCAAATTCCGCTGTGGAGCCAGCATTTCCGTGTGCTGCGCTACGACACCCGTGGCCATGGCGCGTCGCTGGTCAGCGAAGGTTTCTACACCATCGAGCAGCTCGGCCGTGACGTGCTGGCCTTGCTCGATGCGTTGGACATCTCCAAGGCCCATTTCGTCGGCCTGTCGATGGGCGGCCTGATCGGCCAGTGGCTGGGCATCAATGCCGGCGAGCGCCTGCACAGCGTGACCCTGTGCAACACCGCCGCCAAGATCGCCAACGACGAGGTGTGGAACACCCGCATCGACACCGTGCTCAAAGGTGGCCAGCAGGCCATGGTCGACCTGCGCGATGCCTCGCTGGCCCGCTGGTTCACGCCGGCCTTCGTCGAGCGCCAGCCGGACGAGGCCCAACGCATCTGCCAGATGCTCGCCCAGACCAGCCCGCAAGGCTATGCGGCCAACTGCGCTGCGGTGCGCGATGCCGATTACCGGGAGCAGCTCGCAAGCATCCAGGTGCCTGCGCTGATCGTCGCCGGCACTGCTGACGTGGTCACCACCCCGGAACATGGCCGCTTCATGCAGAACGGCATCGCCGGCGCCGAGTATGTCGACTTCCCGGCTGCGCACCTGTCCAACGTCGAGATCGGCGAGGCGTTCAGCCGCCGCGTGCTCGACTTCCTGCTGGCCCACTGAGGAGCACGCCATGGACGAGAAGCAGCGTTACGACGCCGGCATGCAGGTACGCCGCGCGGTACTGGGCGATGCCCACGTGGACCGCAGCCTGGAGAAGCTCAACGACTTCAATGGCGAGTTCCAGGAAATGATCACCCGCCATGCCTGGGGCGATATCTGGACCCGCCCCGGCCTGCCGCGTCATACCCGCAGCCTGATCACCATCGCCATGCTGATCGGCATGAACCGCAATGACGAGCTGAAGCTGCATCTGCGCGCCGCGGCCAACAACGGCGTGACCCGCGACGAGATCAAGGAAGTGCTGATGCAGAGCGCGATCTACTGTGGCATTCCTGCCGCCAACGCCACGTTCCACCTCGCCGAATCGGTGTGGGACGAACTGGGTGTGGAGTCGCGTCAGTCCTGAGCAAGAAACTGGGGCCCTTGTGGGAGCGGGCTTGTCCCGCGAATGAGGCGACGCGGTGAATGGCACCGGCTTCGCCGGTGTTCGCGGGGCAAGCCCGCTCCCACAGAGCCTGATTACGCGACGAGTTATGGGTTGTGCTGTGTAGGTACTGATCACACCGTAGCTTTCTTCTGCCGTATCCCTACCGGCCCCGCCTTGGCCTCCACGGCCTGCTTCAACCGCGCGCACAGCCCCAGCATGAAAGCCGCCTCGGCTACCACGAACAGCGGCCCGATGATCAAGCCACTGACGTCATCGACGAATGCCGGCTTGCGGCCTTCGTAATAGTGGCCGACGAACTGGATGATCCAGCCCACCACGAACGCACCCACCCCCGCGCTGAGCCACAGCCCGGTTGGCTGTATCGCCAGTGCCTGACCCAGCCACAGGCACAGCCCCAGCAGCGCGCCCATGACCAGCCCGAAGCGCAGGTCCAGGCGCAGGTAGAACCACACCGAAGCCGCCGCCGCGAGCAGGGCAGGAGACAACCAGATCCCGGCCAGGTCCCAGCCCGGACGTGACAGCAGGATGGTCACGGCCACCACGATTAAGGGGATGCCGACGAAATGGCTGGCGATGTTGCGTGGGTCGCGATGGTAATTGGCGTACTGGCTCAGGTGTTCGACGAGGGTTTTCATTGTTGTTCCTCCCTGGGTGAGCAGAAACCCATATAGCTGAGGATAGCTCCAAGCCACCACCATCATCAGTTCAGCGAATGGCAGCAGCCCGTGATGGCGCATCCAGCCCCACCAGCGTCTCGATCATCGCCCGCGCCGCCGGCGAGAGGCGGTAGCCGCTGCGGCTAACCACCCCACAGCGCACGCTGAGCACCTCCAGCGCCGGGGGCAGGTTGCGCCAGTGCAGGCGCACCAGGCGGCCACTGGCAAGGTCCTCGGCCACGGCCTCCTCGCTGGCGGTGCCGATGGCATCGCTGGCCTGGACCACGCTGCGCAGCACGTCCAGGTGCTCGGTCTGCAAGTGCGGGGTGAAGTCGTTGCGCCCACTCAGGTTGGCCAACCGCTTGCGCACGCCGGGTGCCAGCAGGGCGCTGGCCAGCGGATAGCTGAACAGGTCGTTGGTCGACAGGCTGTCCTTTGCCAGCAGCGGGTGGCCGGGGCGGCAGAAGAACAGGCCGGGGCGCGGCGTGAGCGGTTCGGTATGGAAATTGGGGTCGGCTTCGAACGGGCGGATGTCGTCGACGAAGAATTCGATCTGCTCGCGGCGCAGGGCCTGGCCCAGGCGCTCGGCGTTATCCACCAGCAACGCAGTGCGGATGCCGGGGTGGCTGTCGATGAAATGCCTCAGCGCCTCCGGGACCAGGCGCACGGCCAGGGCGGGGCCGCTACCGAAGTGCAGCTCGCCGGCGTCGAGCTTGGTCATCTGCAGCACCTCGTTGCTCAACTGGGCGGCGCCCTGCACCAGGCGACGGGCATGTTGCAACACCACTAGGCCCTCGGGAGTAGGCGGCAGGGCCTTGCTGGCGCGGTCCACCAGCGGGCAGCCGAAGGTCTGCTCCAGGCCCTGGATGGCCCGGCTGAAGGCGGGTTGGGTGATGCCCATGGCTTCGGCGGCGCGGACGAAACTGCGGTACTCGGTGAGGGCGATGAAATAGCGCAGTTGGCGAAGGTCCATGTCGGGCTCTGCGGCGGAAACAGGGCTCGATTTAAGCTGTTACAGCATATGTCGTCAAAGACGGTTTTTGGATTTGTTTATGTCTTTTTGTTATTTGTCGTGGCGTCCGGCCCTTTCGCGGCTAAAGCCGCTCCTACAGGTGCAGCGCAAATCCTGTAGGAGCGGCTTTAGCCGCGAAGAGGCCGGTGACTTCAGAGAAGATTCAGCGGATAACTCACGATCAACCGGTTCTCATCGAACGCATTGGTGCTGAAGTCCCGGCGCATGGTTGAGTTGCGCCACTTCACCGAAAGGTCCTTGAACGACCCCGACTGCACCACGTAGGCCAACTCGGTCTCGCGCGCCCATTCCTTGCCATCGTCGATGGCCCCGGTCGTGACTTCGTCGCCCTTGATGTAGCGGTTCATCAAGGTCAGCCCTGGGACCCCGACGGTGGCGAAGTTGAAATCGTGACGCACTTGCCAGGAGCGCTCCTTGGCATTGTCGAAGCTCGAGTTGTAGCTGTCGTTGGCCAGGGTGCCGCCGCTGGTGCCGTTGACCCGCAGCCAGGCATCGTCGCCGCTGATCTTCTGCAGCCCGACATAGAAGGTATGGCCCTGGTAGCGCGCCGAGAGCATTGCGGA
Proteins encoded in this window:
- a CDS encoding 3-carboxy-cis,cis-muconate cycloisomerase, with protein sequence MTNQLFDAYFTAPAMREVFCDRGRLQGMLDFEAALARAEASVGLVPHGAVAAIEAACQAERYDVAALADAIATAGNSAIPLVKALGKVIASGVPEAERYVHLGATSQDAMDSGLILQLRDALDLIEADLGKLADSLSRQALLHADTPLVGRTWLQHATPVTLGMKLAGVLGALTRHRQRLQELRPRLLVLQFGGASGSLAALGAKAMPVAEALAAQLGLSLPEQPWHTQRDRLVEFASVLGLVAGTLGKFGRDLSLLMQTEAGEVFEPSAPGKGGSSTMPHKRNPVGAAVLIGAATRVPGLLSTLYSAMPQEHERSLGLWHAEWETLPEICCLVSGALRQAQVIADGMEVDAERMRRNLDLTQGLVLAEAVSIVLAQRLGRDRAHHLLEQCCQRAVAEQRHLRAVLGDDAQVSAELTAEELDRLLDPAHYLGQARVWVARAVAEHQRFTA
- the pcaD gene encoding 3-oxoadipate enol-lactonase, translated to MAHLQLADGVLNYQIDGPADAPVLLLSNSLGTDLGMWDQQIPLWSQHFRVLRYDTRGHGASLVSEGFYTIEQLGRDVLALLDALDISKAHFVGLSMGGLIGQWLGINAGERLHSVTLCNTAAKIANDEVWNTRIDTVLKGGQQAMVDLRDASLARWFTPAFVERQPDEAQRICQMLAQTSPQGYAANCAAVRDADYREQLASIQVPALIVAGTADVVTTPEHGRFMQNGIAGAEYVDFPAAHLSNVEIGEAFSRRVLDFLLAH
- the pcaC gene encoding 4-carboxymuconolactone decarboxylase; the protein is MDEKQRYDAGMQVRRAVLGDAHVDRSLEKLNDFNGEFQEMITRHAWGDIWTRPGLPRHTRSLITIAMLIGMNRNDELKLHLRAAANNGVTRDEIKEVLMQSAIYCGIPAANATFHLAESVWDELGVESRQS
- a CDS encoding DUF962 domain-containing protein translates to MKTLVEHLSQYANYHRDPRNIASHFVGIPLIVVAVTILLSRPGWDLAGIWLSPALLAAAASVWFYLRLDLRFGLVMGALLGLCLWLGQALAIQPTGLWLSAGVGAFVVGWIIQFVGHYYEGRKPAFVDDVSGLIIGPLFVVAEAAFMLGLCARLKQAVEAKAGPVGIRQKKATV
- a CDS encoding LysR family transcriptional regulator; this translates as MDLRQLRYFIALTEYRSFVRAAEAMGITQPAFSRAIQGLEQTFGCPLVDRASKALPPTPEGLVVLQHARRLVQGAAQLSNEVLQMTKLDAGELHFGSGPALAVRLVPEALRHFIDSHPGIRTALLVDNAERLGQALRREQIEFFVDDIRPFEADPNFHTEPLTPRPGLFFCRPGHPLLAKDSLSTNDLFSYPLASALLAPGVRKRLANLSGRNDFTPHLQTEHLDVLRSVVQASDAIGTASEEAVAEDLASGRLVRLHWRNLPPALEVLSVRCGVVSRSGYRLSPAARAMIETLVGLDAPSRAAAIR